One window of the Streptomyces sp. TS71-3 genome contains the following:
- a CDS encoding LacI family DNA-binding transcriptional regulator has protein sequence MLFTMRDDDESTGRVTLAQVAAKAGVSLSTVSKVLNGRPDVSAPTRVKIESLLDAHGYRRTSAAASEAPLIELVFHELESTWAMELIRGVENVAKSTGASVVLTESGTRHAPGPEWIDGVLRRRPLGVVLVFSTLPDELKHKLRSRAIPFAIVDPAGDPEPDVPSVGSANWAGGLAATRHLIELGHRRIAIISGPEDMLCSLARVDGFRSAMSMAGLEVDPDLIRFGDFHVQGGFQHAESLLDGENPPTAIFSGSDLQGLGVLEAARVRGLRVPTDLSVVGYDDIPLARWSSPALTTVHQPLRRMAETAAQMVLQLRRGDATEPRIELGTELVVRHSTAQAPTADAGGS, from the coding sequence ATCCTTTTCACCATGCGTGACGACGATGAGTCCACCGGACGCGTCACCTTGGCGCAGGTGGCGGCCAAAGCTGGCGTCTCTCTTTCGACAGTTTCGAAAGTGCTCAACGGCAGGCCGGATGTCTCCGCGCCCACCCGTGTGAAGATCGAGAGCCTGCTGGACGCCCATGGCTACCGGCGCACCTCGGCGGCCGCCTCCGAGGCGCCGCTCATCGAGCTCGTCTTCCACGAGCTGGAGAGCACCTGGGCCATGGAGCTCATCCGCGGGGTCGAGAACGTCGCCAAGTCGACGGGCGCCAGCGTGGTGCTCACCGAGTCCGGCACCCGGCACGCGCCCGGCCCCGAGTGGATCGACGGCGTGCTGCGCCGCCGGCCGCTCGGCGTGGTGCTGGTCTTCTCGACCCTGCCGGACGAGCTGAAGCACAAGCTCCGCTCGCGCGCGATCCCGTTCGCGATCGTGGACCCGGCCGGCGACCCGGAACCCGACGTGCCGTCCGTCGGATCGGCCAACTGGGCCGGCGGCCTCGCCGCCACCCGCCACCTGATCGAGCTGGGGCACCGCAGGATCGCCATCATCTCCGGGCCCGAGGACATGCTCTGCTCGCTGGCGCGCGTCGACGGCTTCCGCTCGGCGATGAGCATGGCCGGCCTGGAGGTCGACCCGGACCTGATCCGCTTCGGCGACTTCCACGTGCAGGGCGGCTTCCAGCACGCCGAGTCGCTGCTGGACGGCGAGAACCCGCCCACGGCGATCTTCTCGGGCAGCGACCTGCAGGGCCTCGGCGTGCTGGAGGCGGCGCGGGTACGGGGCCTGCGCGTGCCCACCGACCTCTCCGTGGTGGGGTACGACGACATCCCCCTCGCGCGGTGGTCGAGCCCGGCCCTGACCACCGTCCACCAGCCGCTGCGCAGGATGGCCGAGACGGCGGCACAGATGGTGCTCCAGCTGCGCCGCGGGGACGCCACGGAGCCCCGTATCGAGCTGGGCACCGAGCTGGTGGTCCGGCACAGCACGGCGCAGGCGCCCACGGCGGACGCCGGCGGGAGCTAG
- a CDS encoding ABC transporter substrate-binding protein — translation MKAPARLPRALAAATAMVMGLSLAACGNSDSGGDSNTFHVLVYGDTGNKVEKDIVAEFNKTSKVKAVLDTIPGADYQAKLQTIINTKQAPDVFFNWGGGSIRPFVKAGLLQPLDDMIKTDPKLKSMFVPTVFDAATVDGKPYGVPMRGTQPVLLFDNKKVLDSAGVQQPKTLDDLMAAVPKLKAKGVTPIALGGGDKWPTLMWFEYLYDRIAGPDVLKKALSGDKDVWASPDSKKALAAIKQLVGTGAFGKNFDSVKYTDGGSVSLVNKGKAAFELMGSWYFSQQQDSAPAFAKDGLEYTTFPTVSGGKGDPSDLVGNTNNYYSVMKKAPHKEAIAKFLAFMYSERFINDQLQIGNLPTTTNTKDALHTSTNATYLNYQYDLVAKAKGFQLSWDQAYTQDNATQLQNAIQQYFNGSIDQDGFIKAMQGLKTD, via the coding sequence ATGAAGGCACCCGCACGGCTCCCACGCGCTCTTGCCGCAGCGACGGCCATGGTCATGGGGCTGTCACTGGCGGCCTGCGGCAATTCGGATTCCGGGGGCGATTCCAACACCTTCCACGTGCTGGTCTACGGAGACACCGGCAACAAGGTGGAGAAGGACATCGTCGCGGAGTTCAACAAGACCTCGAAGGTCAAGGCGGTCCTCGACACCATCCCGGGCGCCGACTACCAGGCCAAGCTGCAGACCATCATCAACACCAAGCAGGCGCCGGACGTCTTCTTCAACTGGGGTGGCGGCAGCATCAGGCCGTTCGTCAAGGCGGGCCTGCTCCAGCCGCTCGACGACATGATCAAGACGGACCCCAAGCTGAAGAGCATGTTCGTGCCCACGGTCTTCGACGCCGCCACGGTCGACGGCAAGCCGTACGGAGTGCCCATGCGCGGCACCCAGCCCGTGCTGCTCTTCGACAACAAGAAGGTGCTCGACAGCGCGGGCGTCCAGCAGCCCAAGACCCTGGACGACCTGATGGCGGCGGTGCCCAAGCTCAAGGCGAAGGGCGTCACCCCCATCGCCCTCGGCGGCGGCGACAAGTGGCCGACGCTGATGTGGTTCGAGTACCTCTACGACCGCATCGCCGGCCCCGACGTGCTGAAGAAGGCGCTCTCCGGCGACAAGGACGTCTGGGCGAGCCCCGACAGCAAGAAGGCCCTGGCGGCGATCAAGCAGCTGGTCGGCACCGGCGCCTTCGGCAAGAACTTCGACTCGGTGAAGTACACCGACGGCGGTTCGGTCTCCCTGGTCAACAAGGGCAAGGCCGCCTTCGAGCTGATGGGGTCCTGGTACTTCTCGCAGCAGCAGGACAGCGCCCCCGCGTTCGCCAAGGACGGCCTGGAGTACACCACGTTCCCGACCGTCTCCGGCGGCAAGGGCGACCCGAGCGACCTCGTCGGCAACACCAACAACTACTACTCGGTGATGAAGAAGGCCCCGCACAAGGAGGCCATCGCGAAGTTCCTGGCCTTCATGTACTCGGAGCGCTTCATCAACGACCAGCTCCAGATAGGCAACCTGCCCACCACCACGAACACCAAGGACGCGCTGCACACCTCCACCAACGCCACGTACCTGAACTACCAGTACGACCTGGTGGCCAAGGCGAAGGGCTTCCAGCTCTCCTGGGACCAGGCATACACCCAGGACAACGCCACCCAGCTGCAGAACGCCATCCAGCAGTACTTCAACGGCAGCATCGACCAGGACGGCTTCATCAAGGCCATGCAGGGCCTGAAGACCGACTGA
- a CDS encoding carbohydrate ABC transporter permease, producing the protein MAWALPATVFFLLFAIVPLILVAVLSFTSWSGLGDPVFNGLDNWTKLFDDPVMIKSLWLSVLLTGLGVVVQTPLSILLGVWAAGSQRNRAVLSAVFFVPLLLSATAVSILWRSLLDPNFGVPSQMKWLFGDGNLFGNQSTAIGVLVFVAAWQFTPLHTLIYQGATRAIPEVLYQAAAIDGAGRVRQFFHVTLPQLRNAIITSMILMIVGGLTTFDTVLILTQGGPGTDTTISAYYMYDKAFKGFDYGTGAAVALLLVVVATVISLIVVRVSGFDKMAGTQEGVS; encoded by the coding sequence ATCGCCTGGGCGCTCCCCGCCACCGTCTTCTTCCTGCTCTTCGCCATCGTGCCGCTGATACTCGTCGCCGTGCTCTCCTTCACCAGCTGGAGCGGGCTCGGCGATCCGGTGTTCAACGGACTCGACAACTGGACGAAGCTCTTCGACGACCCGGTCATGATCAAGAGCCTCTGGCTGAGCGTGCTGCTCACCGGGCTCGGAGTCGTCGTCCAGACCCCGCTGAGCATCCTGCTCGGAGTCTGGGCGGCCGGCTCGCAGCGCAACCGGGCCGTGCTGTCCGCGGTCTTCTTCGTGCCGCTGCTGCTGTCCGCCACCGCCGTCTCCATCCTCTGGCGCTCGCTGCTCGACCCGAACTTCGGGGTGCCCTCGCAGATGAAGTGGCTGTTCGGCGACGGCAACCTGTTCGGCAACCAGAGCACCGCCATCGGGGTCCTGGTCTTCGTCGCCGCATGGCAGTTCACGCCGCTGCACACCCTCATCTACCAGGGCGCCACCCGAGCCATACCCGAGGTGCTCTACCAGGCCGCCGCCATCGACGGCGCGGGCCGGGTGCGGCAGTTCTTCCACGTCACCCTGCCGCAGCTGCGCAACGCGATCATCACCTCGATGATCCTGATGATCGTCGGCGGCCTCACCACCTTCGACACCGTGCTCATCCTCACCCAGGGCGGGCCCGGCACGGACACCACCATCAGCGCCTACTACATGTACGACAAGGCCTTCAAGGGCTTCGACTACGGCACCGGTGCCGCAGTCGCGCTGCTGCTCGTCGTCGTCGCCACCGTGATCTCGCTGATCGTGGTGCGCGTCTCCGGCTTCGACAAGATGGCCGGCACCCAGGAGGGCGTGTCATGA
- a CDS encoding carbohydrate ABC transporter permease: MRQRPNYLAGIATLCWLVLVGLPVYVMLGASFQSQSDFSAAGPLSWPAHFTFDNFVSDFQNGFGQYFLNTVIVTVCVVAIVALLVPPLAFAIVRNIGRRSTRSVFRLFLLGLAVPAQAVIVPMFYVMSQLGLYDNLIGVILPTAAFCLPVCALILTGTMREIAPELFEAMTVDGASTHRVFFQLVVPLSRGGLSTIVVFSALQAWNGFLFPLVLTQSESSKVITLGLYNFRTQYGTNVPGLLAAVLMSTVPILLVYLFARRALIQGLMGVGGK; the protein is encoded by the coding sequence ATGAGGCAGCGCCCCAACTACCTCGCCGGCATCGCCACCCTGTGCTGGCTGGTCCTCGTGGGCCTGCCCGTCTACGTGATGCTCGGCGCCTCCTTCCAGTCGCAGAGCGACTTCAGCGCCGCCGGACCGCTGAGCTGGCCCGCACACTTCACCTTCGACAACTTCGTCTCCGACTTCCAGAACGGCTTCGGCCAGTACTTCCTGAACACCGTGATCGTCACCGTCTGCGTGGTGGCGATCGTGGCGCTGCTGGTGCCGCCGCTCGCCTTCGCCATCGTCCGGAACATCGGCCGCCGCTCCACCCGGAGCGTCTTCAGGCTCTTCCTGCTCGGCCTCGCCGTGCCCGCGCAGGCCGTGATCGTGCCGATGTTCTACGTGATGAGCCAGCTGGGGCTCTACGACAACCTCATCGGCGTCATCCTGCCCACCGCGGCCTTCTGCCTGCCGGTGTGCGCCCTGATCCTCACCGGCACCATGCGGGAGATCGCCCCCGAGCTGTTCGAGGCCATGACCGTGGACGGCGCCTCCACCCACCGCGTCTTCTTCCAGCTGGTGGTGCCGCTGTCCCGCGGCGGCCTGTCGACCATCGTGGTCTTCTCCGCCCTCCAGGCGTGGAACGGCTTCCTCTTCCCGCTGGTGCTCACCCAGTCCGAGTCCAGCAAGGTGATCACGCTCGGCCTGTACAACTTCCGCACGCAGTACGGCACGAACGTCCCCGGCCTGCTGGCCGCCGTCCTGATGTCCACCGTGCCCATCCTGCTCGTCTATCTCTTCGCCCGCCGCGCCCTGATCCAGGGGCTGATGGGCGTGGGAGGAAAGTGA
- a CDS encoding glycoside hydrolase family 3 N-terminal domain-containing protein codes for MTANVTANHTGLPEVPGADAPAVTAPAPTGPRPAAPARPPVPAAALARVDELIAGMTLEEKTAQLYGLWAGASPDGAEVAPHQHDMEVPPSLEELLPHGLGQLTRPFGTTPVDPALGALSLLRTQRRIMAGNRFGIPALAHDECLAGFAAWGATTYPVPLSWGASFDPGLVHDIARAIGSDMLSVGVHQGLAPVLDVVRDARWGRVEETIGEDPYLVGTIATAYIQGLESEGVVATLKHFAGYSASRAGRNLAPVSMGPRERADVILPPFEMAVRESGVRSVMAAYTDTDGLPSTDDEALLTGLLRDTWGFTGTVVADYFGIAFLKNLHAVAADLAGAAGAALGAGVDVELPTANAYRAPLRAALAAGEVPEAVVDRALRRVLLQKAEFGLLDPGYSPVPAALADADPDGPDATERLRGTIDLDSPRNRERARALAEASAVLLRNDGTLPLARPARIALIGPQAATPTAVLGCYSFPVHVGGQHPGVPVGIGLPTLHEALTAEFPDADIVVAQGCTVDGPGTDGFDEALRAARDCDVAVVALGDRAGLFGRGTSGEGCDAESLALPGVQGQLLDALLDTGTPVVLTLLAGRPYVLGRAAEGAAAIVEAFFPGQEGPAAVAGVLSGRVNPSGRLPVSVPASAGVHPATYLAAPLAGASDVSNIDPTPAFPFGHGLSYTTFGWSDLATETQAAPTDGTLRLSFTLTNTGERAGAEVVQLYVHDPVASVVQPVQRLIGYLKVALEPGESTRVRVAVPADVTSFTGRDGRRRVEPGDLELRLGASSGDIRLTARTRLTGAARHVDHTRALHALVERADKGTGEGGA; via the coding sequence GTGACCGCCAACGTGACCGCCAACCACACCGGGCTCCCCGAGGTCCCCGGGGCAGACGCCCCCGCCGTGACCGCGCCCGCCCCGACCGGTCCCCGGCCCGCCGCACCCGCCCGGCCGCCCGTCCCCGCGGCGGCCCTGGCCCGGGTCGACGAGCTGATCGCCGGCATGACCCTCGAGGAGAAGACCGCCCAGCTCTACGGGCTGTGGGCCGGCGCCTCGCCGGACGGCGCCGAGGTCGCCCCGCACCAGCACGACATGGAGGTCCCGCCGTCCCTGGAGGAGCTGCTGCCGCACGGCCTCGGCCAGCTCACCCGCCCCTTCGGCACCACCCCCGTCGACCCGGCACTCGGTGCCCTCTCGCTGCTGCGCACCCAGCGGCGCATCATGGCGGGCAACCGCTTCGGCATACCGGCGCTCGCCCACGACGAGTGCCTCGCCGGGTTCGCCGCCTGGGGCGCCACCACCTACCCGGTACCGCTGTCCTGGGGCGCGTCGTTCGACCCCGGCCTCGTGCACGACATCGCCCGCGCCATCGGCAGCGACATGCTGTCCGTCGGCGTCCACCAGGGGCTCGCGCCCGTGCTCGACGTGGTGCGCGACGCCCGCTGGGGCCGCGTGGAGGAGACCATCGGCGAGGACCCGTACCTCGTCGGCACCATCGCCACCGCCTACATCCAGGGGCTGGAGTCCGAGGGCGTCGTCGCCACCCTCAAGCACTTCGCCGGCTACTCCGCCTCCCGCGCCGGACGCAACCTCGCTCCCGTCTCCATGGGCCCGCGCGAACGCGCCGACGTCATCCTGCCGCCGTTCGAGATGGCGGTCCGGGAGAGCGGCGTGCGCTCCGTGATGGCCGCCTACACGGACACCGACGGCCTGCCCTCCACCGACGACGAGGCCCTGCTCACCGGGCTGCTCCGGGACACCTGGGGCTTCACCGGCACCGTCGTCGCCGACTACTTCGGCATCGCCTTCCTGAAGAACCTGCACGCCGTCGCCGCCGACCTGGCCGGAGCCGCCGGCGCCGCGCTCGGCGCCGGCGTCGACGTCGAACTGCCCACGGCCAACGCCTACAGGGCCCCGCTGCGCGCCGCCCTGGCCGCGGGCGAGGTCCCCGAGGCCGTGGTGGACCGGGCGCTGCGCAGGGTGCTGCTCCAGAAGGCCGAGTTCGGGCTGCTCGACCCCGGCTACTCGCCGGTGCCCGCCGCGCTGGCCGACGCCGACCCGGACGGCCCGGACGCCACCGAGCGGCTGCGCGGCACCATCGACCTGGACAGCCCCCGCAACCGCGAGCGCGCCCGCGCCCTCGCCGAGGCCTCCGCCGTCCTGCTGCGCAACGACGGCACCCTGCCGCTCGCGCGGCCGGCGCGGATCGCCCTCATCGGCCCCCAGGCGGCCACCCCGACCGCCGTGCTCGGCTGCTACTCGTTCCCCGTGCACGTCGGCGGCCAGCACCCCGGTGTGCCGGTCGGGATCGGGCTGCCCACCCTGCATGAGGCGCTGACCGCGGAGTTCCCCGACGCGGACATCGTTGTCGCCCAGGGCTGCACGGTCGACGGGCCCGGCACCGACGGCTTCGACGAGGCCCTGCGGGCGGCCCGGGACTGCGACGTCGCCGTCGTCGCGCTCGGCGACCGCGCCGGCCTCTTCGGCCGCGGCACCAGCGGCGAGGGCTGCGACGCCGAGTCCCTCGCACTGCCCGGCGTGCAGGGACAGCTCCTCGACGCCCTGCTCGACACCGGCACGCCCGTCGTCCTCACCCTGCTCGCCGGGCGGCCCTACGTGCTCGGGCGCGCCGCCGAGGGCGCCGCCGCGATCGTGGAGGCGTTCTTCCCCGGCCAGGAGGGGCCGGCGGCCGTCGCCGGCGTGCTCTCCGGCCGGGTCAACCCGTCCGGGCGGCTGCCGGTCAGCGTGCCCGCCTCCGCCGGAGTGCACCCCGCGACCTACCTGGCCGCGCCGCTCGCCGGCGCCAGCGACGTCTCCAACATCGACCCCACGCCCGCCTTCCCCTTCGGCCACGGCCTGTCCTACACCACCTTCGGCTGGTCGGACCTCGCCACCGAGACCCAGGCCGCGCCCACCGACGGCACCCTGCGGCTGTCCTTCACGCTCACCAACACCGGTGAGCGGGCCGGCGCCGAGGTCGTGCAGCTCTACGTGCACGACCCCGTGGCGTCCGTGGTGCAGCCCGTGCAGCGCCTCATCGGCTACCTCAAGGTCGCCCTGGAGCCGGGGGAGAGCACCCGCGTCCGGGTGGCCGTCCCCGCCGACGTCACGTCCTTCACGGGACGCGACGGCCGCCGCCGCGTCGAACCGGGCGACCTGGAACTGCGTCTCGGCGCCTCCAGCGGCGACATCCGGCTGACCGCCCGCACCCGCCTCACCGGGGCGGCCCGGCACGTCGACCACACCCGCGCCCTGCACGCCCTCGTCGAGCGGGCGGACAAGGGCACCGGGGAGGGCGGCGCCTGA
- a CDS encoding histidine phosphatase family protein has translation MPTLILLRHGRSTANTTGVLAGRTPGVGLDERGLAQAAALPGRLGDLPLALAVSSPLQRCNETLAPLLEARPGLALHTDDRLNECDYGDWSGRKLAELTDEPVWETVQQHPSAAAFPGGESLRAMATRAAEAVREWNERVEREHGPDAVYAVCSHGDVIKSLVADALGLHLDLFQRISVDPCSVTAIRYTRLRPFLLRLGETGDLAGLAPRENSADGKAKAQAPQGDATVGGGAGAP, from the coding sequence ATGCCCACGCTGATACTCCTCCGGCACGGTCGGTCCACCGCCAACACCACCGGAGTACTCGCCGGCCGCACACCGGGTGTCGGGCTCGACGAGCGCGGCCTCGCCCAGGCCGCTGCCCTTCCGGGGCGGCTCGGCGACCTGCCGCTCGCCCTGGCCGTCAGCAGCCCCCTCCAGCGGTGCAACGAGACCCTGGCACCGCTGCTCGAAGCGCGCCCCGGCCTCGCCCTGCACACCGACGACCGCCTCAACGAGTGCGACTACGGGGACTGGTCGGGCCGCAAGCTGGCCGAACTCACGGACGAGCCCGTCTGGGAGACCGTCCAGCAGCACCCCTCGGCCGCCGCCTTCCCGGGCGGCGAGTCCCTGCGCGCCATGGCCACCCGCGCCGCGGAGGCGGTGCGCGAGTGGAACGAGCGCGTCGAGCGCGAGCACGGCCCCGACGCCGTGTACGCGGTGTGCTCGCACGGCGACGTCATCAAGTCCCTTGTCGCCGACGCCCTCGGCCTGCACCTGGACCTCTTCCAGCGGATCTCCGTGGACCCCTGCTCGGTCACCGCGATCCGCTACACCCGCCTGCGCCCCTTCCTGCTGCGCCTCGGCGAGACCGGCGACCTCGCGGGGCTCGCACCGCGTGAGAACTCCGCGGACGGCAAGGCAAAAGCGCAGGCCCCACAGGGAGACGCGACGGTCGGAGGCGGTGCGGGCGCACCGTGA
- a CDS encoding DUF3090 domain-containing protein, which translates to MSRQVFLYDPPERFVAGTVGLPGRRTFFLQASAGTRVTSVALEKTQVAALAERMDELLDEVVRRSGGSASVPAVAPSEISDTAPLDTPVEEEFRVGTMALAWDGDEQRMIVEAQALVELDADSEDDLAAAEERLLQDEENGPPMLRVRLSGSQARAFAKRALEVVNAGRPPCPLCSLPLDPEGHVCPRQNGYRRGA; encoded by the coding sequence GTGTCCCGTCAGGTGTTCCTCTACGACCCACCGGAACGTTTCGTGGCCGGTACGGTCGGGCTGCCCGGACGCCGCACCTTCTTCCTCCAGGCCTCCGCCGGAACCAGGGTGACGAGCGTCGCCCTGGAGAAGACCCAGGTGGCGGCACTCGCGGAGCGCATGGACGAACTCCTCGACGAGGTCGTCCGGCGCAGCGGCGGCAGCGCGTCCGTGCCGGCCGTCGCCCCCTCGGAGATCTCCGACACCGCCCCGCTCGACACCCCCGTGGAGGAGGAGTTCCGCGTCGGGACCATGGCCCTGGCCTGGGATGGTGACGAGCAGCGCATGATCGTCGAGGCGCAGGCCCTGGTCGAGCTGGACGCCGACTCGGAGGACGACCTCGCCGCGGCCGAGGAGCGGCTGCTCCAGGACGAGGAGAACGGCCCGCCCATGCTGCGCGTGCGCCTCAGCGGCTCCCAGGCCAGGGCGTTCGCGAAGCGCGCCCTGGAAGTCGTCAACGCCGGACGCCCGCCCTGCCCGCTGTGCAGTCTGCCGCTCGACCCGGAGGGACACGTATGTCCGCGCCAGAACGGATACCGCCGCGGAGCGTGA
- a CDS encoding SCO1664 family protein, whose amino-acid sequence MSAPERIPPRSVTATDLLAHGELTVRGRIREASNAVLFCGIEYEGESAECVYKPVAGERPLWDFPDGNLARREVAAYEVSEALGWELVPPTVLRDGPHGEGMCQLWIETLPQDTAPELLALVDAEEPEPGWKAIGLAEVAEGRTALLVHADDPRLRRLAVFDAVVNNADRKGGHLLPAAEDRLYGIDHGVTFNTENKLRTLLWGWAGEPLPGEALTALSELTKSLADGAPLASRLADLITPAELDATRDRVAAMLDSGRHPSPSGEWPAIPWPPV is encoded by the coding sequence ATGTCCGCGCCAGAACGGATACCGCCGCGGAGCGTGACCGCCACCGACCTGCTCGCGCACGGCGAGCTGACGGTGCGCGGCCGGATCCGTGAGGCGTCGAACGCGGTGCTCTTCTGCGGCATCGAGTACGAGGGCGAGAGCGCGGAGTGCGTCTACAAGCCGGTCGCCGGCGAGCGCCCGCTCTGGGACTTCCCCGACGGCAACCTGGCGCGGCGCGAGGTGGCCGCGTACGAGGTCTCCGAGGCGCTCGGCTGGGAGCTGGTGCCGCCGACCGTGCTGCGCGACGGGCCCCACGGCGAGGGCATGTGCCAGCTGTGGATCGAGACGCTGCCGCAGGACACCGCACCCGAGCTGCTCGCGCTCGTCGACGCCGAGGAGCCGGAGCCCGGCTGGAAGGCCATCGGCCTCGCCGAGGTCGCCGAGGGGCGCACGGCGCTGCTGGTGCACGCCGACGACCCCCGGCTGCGCAGGCTCGCGGTCTTCGACGCGGTGGTCAACAACGCCGACCGCAAGGGCGGCCACCTGCTGCCGGCCGCCGAGGACCGGCTGTACGGCATCGACCACGGCGTCACCTTCAACACCGAGAACAAGCTGCGCACGCTGCTGTGGGGATGGGCCGGGGAGCCCCTGCCCGGGGAGGCCCTGACCGCGCTCTCCGAGCTGACGAAGTCACTCGCCGACGGGGCCCCGCTCGCGAGCCGGCTCGCCGACCTGATCACACCGGCCGAGCTGGACGCCACCCGGGACCGCGTGGCCGCCATGCTCGACTCGGGCCGCCACCCGTCGCCATCCGGCGAGTGGCCGGCCATCCCCTGGCCTCCGGTGTAG
- the mshC gene encoding cysteine--1-D-myo-inosityl 2-amino-2-deoxy-alpha-D-glucopyranoside ligase has protein sequence MHAWPAPEVPALPGRGRDLRIHDTATGGLVTLDPGPVARIYVCGITPYDATHLGHAATYNAFDLVQRVWLDTQRQVHYVQNVTDVDDPLLERAVRDGIDWTGLAERETALFREDMAALRMLAPQHYIGVVEAIPGIVPVVERLRDAGAAYELDGDIYFSVAADAHFGAVSGLDAAAMRLLSAERGGDPERPGKKNPLDALLWRAARDGEPSWDGGSLGPGRPGWHIECVAIALDHLGMGFDVQGGGSDLAFPHHEMGASHAQSLTGEFPFAKAYVHAGMVALDGEKMSKSKGNLVFVSDLRKDGVDPAAIRLALLAHHYRSDWEWTSGVLDEAVDRLERWRAAVSRPDGPPALALVEEVREALAHDLDAPAALAAVDRWAALQNERGGTDTGAPGVVSRTADALLGVAL, from the coding sequence ATGCATGCATGGCCTGCTCCTGAGGTCCCCGCCCTGCCCGGCAGAGGCCGCGACCTACGGATCCACGACACCGCGACCGGTGGCCTCGTCACCCTCGACCCCGGTCCTGTCGCCCGCATATACGTCTGCGGAATCACCCCGTACGACGCGACCCACCTGGGGCACGCGGCGACGTACAACGCGTTCGACCTCGTCCAGCGCGTGTGGCTCGACACTCAGCGGCAGGTGCACTACGTCCAGAACGTCACCGACGTCGACGACCCGCTGCTGGAGCGCGCGGTGCGCGACGGCATCGACTGGACCGGCCTCGCCGAGCGCGAGACCGCCCTGTTCCGGGAGGACATGGCGGCGCTGCGGATGCTGGCCCCGCAGCACTACATCGGGGTCGTGGAGGCCATACCCGGCATCGTCCCGGTCGTCGAGCGGCTGCGGGACGCCGGGGCGGCCTACGAGCTGGACGGCGACATCTACTTCTCCGTCGCGGCCGACGCCCACTTCGGCGCCGTCTCCGGCCTGGACGCGGCCGCGATGCGGCTGCTCTCCGCCGAGCGGGGCGGGGACCCGGAGCGGCCCGGCAAGAAGAACCCCCTCGACGCGCTCCTGTGGCGCGCCGCCAGGGACGGCGAGCCGAGCTGGGACGGCGGTTCGCTGGGCCCCGGCAGGCCCGGCTGGCACATCGAGTGCGTCGCCATCGCCCTCGACCACCTGGGCATGGGCTTCGACGTCCAGGGCGGCGGCTCCGACCTGGCCTTCCCGCACCACGAGATGGGCGCCTCGCACGCGCAGTCGCTGACCGGCGAGTTCCCCTTCGCCAAGGCCTATGTGCACGCGGGCATGGTGGCGTTGGACGGCGAGAAGATGTCCAAGTCCAAGGGGAACCTGGTCTTCGTCTCCGACCTCCGCAAGGACGGCGTGGACCCCGCCGCGATCCGGCTCGCGCTGCTGGCTCACCACTACCGCTCCGACTGGGAGTGGACGAGCGGTGTGCTCGACGAGGCCGTGGACCGCCTGGAGCGGTGGCGCGCCGCGGTCTCCCGGCCCGACGGCCCACCCGCCCTCGCCCTCGTCGAGGAGGTGCGCGAAGCCCTCGCCCACGACCTGGACGCCCCGGCAGCCCTCGCCGCGGTGGACCGCTGGGCGGCCCTCCAGAACGAACGGGGCGGCACGGACACGGGCGCCCCCGGCGTGGTCTCCCGCACGGCGGACGCGCTCTTGGGCGTGGCCCTCTAA